A genomic window from Solwaraspora sp. WMMD792 includes:
- a CDS encoding DUF6011 domain-containing protein, with protein MTARPPARPDLPPVLCLDCATPLTDPKARARRVGSLCWRRRRAEARRQEQAAAASVLPDPVRVRGGRDAGHDGPTLVDPAGVIEEASR; from the coding sequence GTGACCGCGCGCCCGCCGGCCCGGCCGGACCTGCCTCCGGTGCTGTGCCTGGACTGCGCGACGCCGCTCACCGACCCCAAAGCGCGGGCGCGTCGGGTCGGATCGCTGTGCTGGCGGCGCCGGCGGGCCGAGGCCCGCCGCCAGGAACAGGCGGCGGCCGCCTCGGTGCTCCCCGACCCGGTGCGGGTGCGTGGCGGCCGCGACGCCGGCCACGACGGACCAACGCTCGTCGACCCGGCCGGCGTCATCGAGGAGGCATCCCGGTGA